In Macrobrachium nipponense isolate FS-2020 chromosome 30, ASM1510439v2, whole genome shotgun sequence, a genomic segment contains:
- the LOC135202582 gene encoding uncharacterized protein LOC135202582 has translation MLSPDVPEFVPREFQNLDASAGAQHAGHTTSSYTPQSYSQSHNYSSNHVVFNPGSWRSESVHSLSLNEKTAGLNRYRGGQTENKPFYPISNSNWRNTGKDGFNPKYSGKLRNASLKEKKNWRENASQVETVGNSRSLHQSLIRSEGDESPRKKNWRKNSSQEQSAWSKNGLDQKIAVSGSITQSARAEFNAPQNYKHRLSPNKTDSVSQPPNAISNSTRGNRVTKVEGLVFSTQFKHEDDASYTKVLSRKNIDEALRERADTIKNDSLLHSEEQWPSLSFTQSQNSSDNCDNVWIKNNDEKQSSCSKPGLTDVTSSSVSLQNMISEAKDTAYPNMNIVVNKPERHSHATDRKDGHKNTQSYQRYDENTQERNLNTKSKEFEGNELKSCKKLTESQAYSKQRDISIRMNSSHLNTVTLKQNTTNMSELKTKIPSGSSMEECTTEWQVQKKKKKKLKEQLEIAVTNTDRNNRSNKEVKINKRDDSQNKYPNIPKYDNTKKTDLRMSDKTLKNQSKNNRLDKYSHGQERVRESIQENAEKGKDNCSKSKSFEESSLPSHKSTRSNDRNVVAEVESFNSKSNDSASVSSIALLDAPESNDCISQRSSASLATKEHPIKDEKAKKASAEKKARIKEEKMRKRELKIKAAQAQLMADSKVTMVSKEVLELMYRGQNQRSGKASGAVSKGKVRNAEPSQGGRENFQFSFENYPSLQGDSKNKETKHKESPIKDKGSVLQEPIMLGEGHYELKAKEDKDVKFQNNLTRRKVNVALSSFLSEESKGKKANTLGNYGSEDTSGTSVSDSTPSYSKALLTTASKLTGMKPTREIKNPDATRKTPKVNISNLTQQTPDKKKVKTKDEIKFNLMDAVTMKVKKKDLLNVKRQTKTINQVDFDPVTMAIKERIRNRSRILLSALDHQTSKTDARERNQKRRSLLSALDVSNVSLLL, from the exons ATGCTGTCTCCTGATGTACCAGAGTTTGTGCCGCGGGAATTTCAAAATCTTGATGCTTCTGCAGGAGCTCAGCATGCAGGACATACCACCTCTAGTTATACACCACAGTCGTATTCACAGTCTCATAATTACAGCTCGAACCATGTTGTATTTAACCCTGGGAGTTGGAGAAGTGAGTCAGTGCATTCATTATCTCTGAATGAAAAAACAGCAGGTTTAAACAGATATAGAGGTGGCCAAACTGAAAACAAGCCATTCTATCCAATTTCAAACAGCAACTGGAGAAATACAGGGAAAGATGGTTTTAACCCAAAATATTCTGGAAAGTTAAGAAATGCATCATTAAAGGAGAAGAAAAATTGGAGAGAAAATGCTAGCCAAGTAGAAACTGTTGGCAATTCTCGGTCACTGCATCAGAGTCTTATTAGGTCTGAAGGTGATGAATCTCCTCGTAAAAAGAACTGGAGAAAAAATTCTAGTCAAGAGCAGAGTGCTTGGAGTAAAAATGGGTTGGATCAAAAGATTGCGGTGTCTGGTAGCATTACTCAGAGTGCACGTGCTGAATTTAATGCTCCACAAAATTATAAGCACAGACTTTCTCCTAACAAGACTGATTCTGTTTCACAGCCACCAAATGCTATTTCCAACTCGACTAGAGGAAATCGAGTTACAAAGGTTGAGGGCTTAGTATTTTCCACCCAATTTAAGCATGAAGATGATGCAAGCTACACTAAAGTTCTAAGTAGGAAGAATATTGATGAGGCTTTAAGGGAGAGAGCTGACACAATTAAAAATGACTCTTTGTTACACTCTGAAGAACAGTGGCCATCACTTTCATTCACACAATCCCAAAACTCTTCAGATAATTGTGATAATGTCtggataaaaaataatgatgaaaaacaaTCTTCATGTTCCAAGCCTGGTCTCACAGATGTAACTTCAAGTTcagtttcattacaaaatatgatATCAGAGGCAAAGGATACAGCATATCCTAACATGAACATTGTTGTAAACAAACCAGAGCGTCATAGTCATGCTACTGATAGGAAGGATGGACATAAGAATACACAAAGTTATCAAAGATATGATGAAAACACACAAGAGAGAAATCTGAACACCAAGTCAAAGGAATTTGAGGGAAATGAACTGAAGAGTTGCAAAAAACTGACAGAAAGTCAAGCATATTCTAAACAAAGGGATATTTCCATTAGAATGAACTCATCTCATTTGAATACTGTAACCTTGAAGCAAAATACAACTAACATGtcagaattaaaaacaaagataCCGAGTGGTTCTTCAATGGAGGAGTGTACAACTGAGTGGCAagtacaaaagaagaagaagaagaagttgaaagAACAATTGGAAATTGCAGTGACAAACACTGACAGGAACAACAGATCAAATAAGGAAGTAAAAATTAACAAAAGGGACGATTCACAGAATAAATATCCTAACATTCCCAAATATGACAATACAAAGAAAACTGACCTAAGGATGAGTGACAAAACTCTGAAGAACCAGTCCAAAAATAATAGACTTGACAAATATAGTCATGGCCAAGAAAGGGTTAGAGAATCTATtcaagaaaatgcagaaaaagggAAAGATAATTGTTCcaagtcaaaaagttttgaagagTCATCACTTCCAAGTCATAAATCCACAAGGAGCAACGATAGGAATGTTGTTGCAGAAGTGGAGTCGTTTAACAGCAAATCTAATGACTCTGCTAGTGTTTCAAGCATTGCTTTGCTAGATGCACCAGAGAGCAATGATTGCATTTCCCAAAGGTCTTCAGCCTCATTGGCTACCAAAGAACACCCCATTAAAGATGAAAAAGCGAAGAAAGCCAGTGCAGAGAAAAAGGCAAGGATTAAGGAAGAAAAAATGAGGAAGAGAGAGTTAAAGATTAAGGCAGCCCAGGCCCAACTGATGGCTGACTCTAAGGTGACCATGGTTAGCAAAGAAGTTTTGGAACTGATGTACCGTGGTCAAAATCAGCGCTCAGGGAAGGCTTCAGGGGCTGTGTCCAAAGGTAAAGTTCGCAACGCAGAACCATCTCAGGGAGGCCGTGAGAATTTTCAGTTCTCTTTTGAGAACTACCCAAGTTTACAAGGAGACAGTAAGAACAAGGAAACTAAACACAAGGAGTCTCCAATAAAGGATAAAGGCAGTGTTCTTCAGGAACCCATCATGTTGGGTGAGGGGCACTATGAATTGAAAGCTAAAGAAGACAAAGATGTTAAATTTCAAAACAACCTCACACGAAGAAAAGTCAATGTTGCATTATCCAGTTTTCTTTCAGAAGAAAGTAAAGGTAAAAAAGCAAACACACTTGGTAATTATGGTTCAGAAGACACATCAGGTACATCTGTTTCAGACAGTACTCCTAGTTATAGTAAGGCTTTATTAACTACTGCCAGCAAGTTAACGGGAATGAAACCAACTCGTGAGATAAAGAACCCAGATGCGACTCGAAAAACTCCCAAAGTGAATATATCAAATTTGACTCAGCAGACTCCCgacaaaaagaaagtgaaaaccaaagatgaaataaaatttaatctCATGGATGCTGTAACAATGAAAGTCAAAAAGAAGGATCTCCTGAATGTTAAAAGA CAAACCAAGACAATTAATCAGGTTGACTTTGATCCAGTAACCATGGCTATTAAAGAGCGAATCCGGAACAGGAGTAGAATCCTCTTATCTGCTTTGGAT caTCAAACCAGTAAAACTGATGCTAGGGAAAGAAACCAGAAGAGAAGAAGCCTCCTTTCTGCTTT